In one Gossypium hirsutum isolate 1008001.06 chromosome D09, Gossypium_hirsutum_v2.1, whole genome shotgun sequence genomic region, the following are encoded:
- the LOC107931409 gene encoding replication termination factor 2: NSTNFLSTSFSANNTLRHVKSSLLPDPLSSSSFYFTLNGKPLSDSTLLPNPQISHLSTLSHLPRISGGGGDGGATGAESHDCYLKMYAVKKPDKVDPKEKRLGKWLNCAFSYEPLREPCVIDKLGNIFNKGALVEALLGKKLPKEFRHIRGLKDMINIKLLMIPGKQSDAADGAMFQCPLTGLEFNGKYKFFALRNCGQFFALRNCGHVVSAKALKEVKSSACLVCHKEFVESDKMVINGSEEEVAALRERMEEEKSKTVKEKKRGTDVVDGKKDCGKLEGNEKLENGKKSNNGGVKKFRAVDVALANATKEVYASIFTSSKKSDLKETFTCRSLPLGLN; encoded by the coding sequence AATTCCACAAACTTCCTTTCTACTAGTTTTTCAGCTAATAACACCCTTCGCCACGTTAAATCCTCCCTCCTTCCAGACCCACTATCGTCCTCCTCCTTCTACTTTACCCTCAATGGAAAACCCCTCTCTGATTCCACCCTTCTCCCAAATCCCCAAATTTCCCATCTTTCCACCCTTTCTCACCTCCCCCGCATCTCCGGTGGCGGAGGCGATGGTGGCGCCACTGGAGCTGAGTCCCACGACTGTTATCTCAAGATGTATGCTGTCAAAAAGCCTGATAAAGTTGACCCCAAAGAGAAAAGGCTCGGTAAGTGGCTCAATTGTGCCTTCTCTTATGAACCTTTAAGAGAACCTTGCGTGATTGATAAATTAGGGAATATTTTCAATAAGGGAGCTCTTGTTGAAGCTTTGTTGGGTAAGAAATTGCCCAAAGAGTTTAGACATATAAGGGGTTTGAAAGATATGATTAATATTAAGTTGTTGATGATTCCCGGGAAGCAATCAGATGCTGCTGATGGTGCTATGTTTCAGTGCCCCTTAACCGGGCTCGAATTCAATGGGAAGTATAAGTTTTTTGCGTTGAGGAATTGTGGGCAGTTTTTTGCGTTGAGGAATTGTGGGCATGTTGTTAGTGCTAAGGCTTTGAAAGAGGTTAAATCATCTGCTTGTTTGGTTTGTCATAAGGAGTTTGTGGAGTCTGATAAGATGGTGATTAATGGAAGTGAGGAGGAGGTGGCAGCCTTGAGGGAGAGGATGGAGGAAGAGAAATCGAAAACGGTGAAGGAGAAGAAGAGGGGAACCGATGTTGTGGACGGGAAAAAAGATTGTGGTAAATTGGAAGGGAATGAAAAGCTTGAGAATGGGAAGAAATCGAATAATGGTGGGGTGAAGAAGTTTCGAGCTGTGGATGTGGCACTGGCTAATGCAACAAAAGAAGTTTATGCTTCCATATTTACTTCTTCAAAGAAGTCGGATCTTAAGGAAACTTTTACATGTAGATCACTCCCACTTGGTTTAAATTGA
- the LOC107931408 gene encoding 40S ribosomal protein S12-2 produces the protein MRLSNTVVKKFRAADHVTPAKDAEEISASIFSLTSCTGEEVVVALTEVAAAIGEPMDINTALPLVIRKPRVHGGLARGLHEAAKAIEQHNAHLCVLADDCDQPDYVKLVKAPCADQNVKVPRAPSAKTLGEWLV, from the exons ATGAGATTGAGTAATACTGTGGTGAAGAAGTTTAGAGCTGCAGATCATGTGACACCAGCTAAGGATGCGGAGGAGATTTCTGCTTCAATATTTAGTTTGACAA GTTGCACTGG AGAGGAAGTTGTAGTTGCCCTAACTGAGGTTGCTGCTGCCATTGGTGAGCCAATGGACATCAACACAGCCTTGCCTCTTGTGATTAGGAAGCCCAGAGTTCATGGTGGGCTTGCACGTGGTTTACACGAAGCTGCCAAGGCAATTGAACAGCACAATGCACATCTTTGTGTTTTAGCTGATGATTGTGACCAGCCAGATTATGTTAAACTGGTCAAGGCACCCTGTGCTGATCAGAATGTTAAAGTGCCACGTGCACCAAGTGCAAAAACTCTGGGCGAATGGCTGGTGTAA
- the LOC107931445 gene encoding calnexin homolog: protein MMIMTRYALLLLLAFASLQLLCFAADDDVVFYDSFEESFDGRWIVSDKDDYKGVWKHSKSEGHDDYGLLVSEMAKKYAIVKELDEAVNLKDGTTVLQFETRLQGGLECGGAYLKYLRPQDAGWKPTEFDNESPYSIMFGPDKCGATNKLHFILKHKNPKSGEYIEHHLKYPPSVPSDKLTHVYTAILKPDNEVSILIDGEEKKKASFLSAEDFEPPLIPSKTIPDPDDKKPEDWDERAKIPDPDAVKPEDWDEDAPMEIEDEEAVKPESWLDDEPEEIDDPEATKPEDWDDEEDGEWEAPKIENPKCEIAPGCGEWKRPMKRNPAYKGKWSPPLIDNPSYKGIWKPQEIPNPNYFELEKPDFDPIAAIGIEIWTMQDGILFDNILIAKNDKVAESYRETTWKPKFEVEKEKQKAEDEAADSARLAGFQRKVFDVLYKVADIPFLSKYKHQILDLIEHAETQPNLTIGVLVSIVVIILTIFFKLIFGGKKQPRVEKKPEVAKTSNGEGSSGEKAEEAEKEEAAAAPRRRRRDN from the exons ATGATGATAATGACGCGTTACGCTCTTCTTCTCCTATTAGCTTTCGCTTCGCTGCAACTCCTCTGCTTCGCCGCTGATGATGACgtg GTGTTCTATGATTCATTTGAAGAGTCATTTGATGGACGATGGATCGTTTCTGATAAAGATGATTATAAAg GTGTGTGGAAGCATTCCAAGAGCGAGGGGCATGATGACTATGGTCTTCTCGTGAGTGAGATGGCAAAGAAGTATGCAATAGTGAAAGAGCTTGATGAGGCTGTGAATCTCAAAGATGGTACCACTGTGCTTCAGTTTGAGACTCGCCTACAGGGTGGACTGGAATGTGGTGGTGCATATTTGAAATATCTTCGTCCTCAAGATGCTGGGTGGAAGCCTACGGAGTTTGACAATGAATCCCCTTACTCTATCATGTTTGGACCCGACAAATGCGGGGCCACAAACAAGTTGCACTTCATCCTGAAGCATAAGAATCCTAAAAGTGGGGAATACATTGAACACCATCTGAAATACCCTCCTTCTGTCCCATCTGACAAGCTTACTCATGTCTACACTGCCATATTGAAGCCTGACAATGAGGTCAGCATTCTGATTGATGGTGAGGAAAAGAAGAAGGCTAGCTTCCTTTCAGCAGAAGATTTTGAGCCTCCACTTATCCCTTCCAAGACAATTCCTGATCCTGATGATAAGAAGCCCGAGGACTGGGATGAGAGAGCGAAGATTCCTGATCCAGATGCCGTGAAGCCAGAGGATTGGGATGAGGATGCACCCATGGAAATTGAGGATGAGGAGGCTGTGAAACCCGAAAGTTGGTTAGATGATGAACCCGAGGAGATTGATGATCCTGAGGCAACCAAGCCTGAAGATTGGGATGATGAAGAAGATGGTGAGTGGGAAGCCCCCAAAATTGAGAACCCAAAGTGTGAGATAGCCCCTGGTTGTGGCGAATGGAAGAGGCCAATGAAGAGGAATCCAGCTTATAAAGGAAAATGGTCTCCTCCACTAATTGACAATCCCAGTTACAAGGGTATTTGGAAGCCTCAGGAGATTCCAAACCCCAACTACTTTGAGCTTGAAAAGCCCGACTTTGATCCTATTGCTGCCATTGGTATTGAGATTTGGACAATGCAAGATGGTATATTATTTGACAATATTTTGATAGCCAAAAACGACAAGGTTGCCGAGTCATATCGGGAGACCACGTGGAAGCCAAAGTTTGAGGTTGAGAAGGAAAAACAGAAGGCTGAGGATGAAGCTGCCGATTCTGCCAGGCTTGCAGGCTTTCAG AGGAAGGTTTTTGATGTCTTATACAAGGTTGCTGACATTCCTTTCTTAAGCAAATACAAGCATCAAATTCTC GATCTTATTGAGCATGCTGAGACACAGCCGAACCTCACCATTGGTGTCTTGGTCTCTATTGTGGTGATTATTCTCACGATTTTCTTCAAGCTCATTTTTGGTGGGAAGAAACAG CCAAGAGTAGAGAAGAAACCAGAGGTTGCTAAAACATCAAATGGTGAAGGAAGCAGTGGAGAAAAAGCTGAAGAGGCGGAGAAGGAAGAAGCTGCTGCCGCTCCTCGCCGAAGGCGCCGTGACAATTGA
- the LOC107931444 gene encoding chaperone protein ClpD, chloroplastic isoform X1: protein MMEVLSSSSSSSLPINFRSRCLFSHPSSPSRFPSHFHPNDNNSVSSSTSSCFGLSISRSNSFVHVKRFNSRRRSNRPLRISAVFERFTERAIKAVILSQREAKSLGNDMVFTQHLLLGLIGEDRDPDGFLGSGLNIVEAREAVRSIWRTSNHDSGKQEGSIVSSTEVPFSASTKRVFEAAVEYSRSMGYNFISPEHIAIGLFTVDDGNADQVLKRLRANVNHLATAAVARLQGELAKDGREPPVSSKKMPEKSLSRNAAGTRSPDKTKGESPLDQFCVDLTARASEGLIDPVIGRENEVQRIIQILCRKSKNNPILLGESGVGKTAIAEGLAIRIAQAQIPAFLLNKRIMSLDIGLLMAGAKERGELEARVTALLSEAIKSGEVILFIDEVHTLIGSGTVGRGNKGAALDIANLLKPALGRGELQCMASTTIGEYRTQFEKDKALARRFQPVWINEPSQEDAVGILLGLREKYESHHRCKYTLEAINAAVYLSARYIPDRYLPDKAIDLIDEAGSRARIEAFRRKREQETDILSKAPDDYWEEIRTVQAMHEVVLASRLKHCNGASNVGDSSEDLFKSQLPSASDDDEPIMVGPEEIATVASAWSGIPAQQITADERMLLVGLEEQLKKKVVGQDEAVAAISQAVKRSRVGLKDPDRPIAAMIFCGPTGVGKTELTKALAACYFGSEDAMLRLDMSEYMERHTVSKLIGSPPGYVGYEEGGMLTEAIRRRPFTLLLLDEIEKAHPDIFNILLQLFEDGHLTDSQGRRVSFKNALVVMTSNVGSSAIAKGRRASIGFLLNDDESASYTGMKALVMEELKTYFRPELLNRIDEVVVFRSLEKSQMLEIVDLMLQEVKTRLMSLGIGLEVSESIKDLICEQGYEQTFGARPLRRAVTTIIEDPLSEALLAGEYKPGEIAFIDLDASGNTVISSPSDKVITVSDTASTY, encoded by the exons ATGATGGAGGTTTTATCTTCTTCGTCTTCTTCGTCTTTGCCGATTAATTTCCGGTCACGTTGCTTATTTTCTCATCCTTCATCACCTTCACGTTTCCCTTCCCATTTCCATCCAAATGACAACAATTCAGTTTCTTCTTCAACTTCTTCTTGTTTTGGCCTATCAATCTCTCGTTCCAATAGCTTTGTTCACGTTAAACGCTTCAATTCTCGTAGAAGAAGCAACAGGCCCTTACGAATTTCTGCAGTTTTCGAGCGTTTCACAGAGCGAGCTATCAAAGCTGTTATCCTTTCTCAAAGGGAAGCCAAGTCTCTAGGCAATGATATGGTTTTCACCCAGCATCTTTTGCTGGGTTTGATCGGTGAAGACCGCGACCCCGATGGTTTTTTAGGGTCAGGCTTAAACATTGTTGAGGCTCGTGAGGCTGTTCGTAGCATTTGGCGAACTAGTAATCATGATTCGGGTAAACAAGAAGGGTCCATTGTTTCTTCAACGGAGGTGCCGTTTTCTGCAAGCACAAAACGGGTTTTTGAGGCTGCCGTGGAGTATTCGAGGAGTATgggttataattttatttcaccAGAACATATTGCTATTGGATTGTTCACGGTTGATGATGGAAATGCTGATCAGGTCCTTAAAAG ACTGAGAGCAAATGTAAATCACTTGGCAACTGCAGCAGTCGCCAGACTGCAAGGGGAGCTTGCAAAAGATGGTAGGGAACCTCCAGTGTCGTCAAAAAAGATGCCTGAAAAATCTCTCTCTCGTAATGCTGCTGGCACAAGGTCCCCCGATAAGACAAAAG GGGAAAGTCCTCTGGATCAATTCTGTGTGGATCTTACAGCTCGTGCAAGTGAGGGACTCATTGATCCTGTTATTGGCAGGGAGAATGAAGTTCAaagaattattcagatactttgTCGCAAGTCCAAGAATAACCCTATTCTTCTTGGTGAAAGTGGAGTTGGTAAAACAGCCATTGCTGAAGGACTTGCAATCAGGATTGCACAGGCACAAATCCCAGCATTTTTGTTG aataaaagaataatgtcCTTGGACATAGGACTTCTGATGGCTGGTGCAAAGGAGAGGGGAGAGCTGGAGGCACGTGTTACTGCTTTACTAAGCGAGGCAATAAAATCAG GTGAAGTCATTCTATTTATTGATGAAGTCCACACACTTATAGGATCTGGTACAGTCGGCCGAGGAAATAAGGGAGCTGCTCTTGATATTGCCAATCTATTGAAGCCTGCACTTGGGAGGGGTGAATTACAG TGTATGGCATCAACCACTATTGGGGAATATAGGACCCAATTTGAAAAGGATAAAGCATTAGCGCGAAGATTCCAGCCAGTATGGATTAATGAACCAAGCCAG GAGGATGCAGTAGGGATACTGCTTGGTCTGCGTGAAAAATACGAGTCCCATCACCGCTGCAAGTACACTCTGGAAGCAATAAATGCTGCTGTGTACCTGTCAGCAAGATACATTCCTGACAGGTATCTTCCTGATAAAGCAATTGATCTCATTGATGAGGCTGGAAGTAGAGCTCGTATTGAAGCATTTAGGAGGAAAAGAGAGCAAGAAACTGACATTCTCTCTAAGGCACCTGATGATTATTGGGAAGAAATAAGAACTGTGCAGGCCATGCATGAAGTG GTCTTGGCCAGTAGGTTGAAACATTGTAATGGTGCTTCCAATGTGGGTGATTCTAGTGAAGACCTTTTCAAATCCCAGTTGCCTTCTGCTTCAGATGATGATGA ACCTATAATGGTGGGACCTGAAGAAATTGCAACAGTTGCTTCAGCTTGGTCAGGGATCCCTGCTCAGCAAATCACTGCCGATGAAAGAATGCTTCTAGTTGGCCTTGAAGAGCAACTTAAGAAAAAGGTCGTTGGTCAGGACGAGGCTGTTGCTGCCATTTCTCAAGCTGTGAAGAGATCTCGTGTTGGCCTGAAGGATCCAGATAGACCAATAGCCGCAATGATCTTTTGTGGTCCAACTGGGGTTGGAAAAACTGAGTTAACAAAAGCTTTAGCAGCATGCTATTTTGGGTCG GAGGATGCTATGCTAAGATTGGACATGAGTGAATATATGGAGCGGCATACAGTGAGTAAATTAATAGGATCACCCCCCGGTTATGTCGGGTATGAAGAGGGGGGTATGCTCACAGAAGCTATTAGAAGACGACCATTCACGTTGTTATTGCTTGATGAAATAGAGAAGGCCCATCCAGATATATTCAACATCCTTCTACAATTGTTTGAAGATGGCCACCTCACAGATTCACAG GGTCGAAGAGTATCTTTCAAGAATGCATTGGTGGTGATGACTTCAAATGTGGGTTCTTCTGCTATTGCAAAAGGTAGACGTGCTTCCATCGGCTTCTTGCTCAATGACGATGAATCTGCTTCATATACTGGAATGAAAGCTTTGGTAATGGAAGAACTGAAGACATATTTCCGTCCAGAGTTACTCAACAGGATTGATGAAGTAGTTGTATTTCGGTCTCTAGAAAAATCTCAG ATGCTTGAGATTGTAGACCTGATGTTGCAAGAGGTGAAAACAAGGCTCATGTCACTTGGAATTGGTTTAGAGGTGTCTGAGTCAATCAAGGACCTCATTTGTGAACAAGGTTATGAACAGACCTTTGGTGCTCGGCCCCTTCGGAGGGCAGTTACCACAATAATTGAAGATCCCTTGAGTGAAGCTCTCCTGGCTGGAGAATACAAGCCTGGCGAAATAGCTTTTATTGATCTAGATGCTTCAGGAAACACCGTCATTTCAAGTCCATCAGATAAGGTCATCACTGTGTCTGATACAGCATCTACCTACTAG
- the LOC107931444 gene encoding chaperone protein ClpD, chloroplastic isoform X2: protein MMEVLSSSSSSSLPINFRSRCLFSHPSSPSRFPSHFHPNDNNSVSSSTSSCFGLSISRSNSFVHVKRFNSRRRSNRPLRISAVFERFTERAIKAVILSQREAKSLGNDMVFTQHLLLGLIGEDRDPDGFLGSGLNIVEAREAVRSIWRTSNHDSGKQEGSIVSSTEVPFSASTKRVFEAAVEYSRSMGYNFISPEHIAIGLFTVDDGNADQVLKRLRANVNHLATAAVARLQGELAKDGREPPVSSKKMPEKSLSRNAAGTRSPDKTKGESPLDQFCVDLTARASEGLIDPVIGRENEVQRIIQILCRKSKNNPILLGESGVGKTAIAEGLAIRIAQAQIPAFLLNKRIMSLDIGLLMAGAKERGELEARVTALLSEAIKSGSGTVGRGNKGAALDIANLLKPALGRGELQCMASTTIGEYRTQFEKDKALARRFQPVWINEPSQEDAVGILLGLREKYESHHRCKYTLEAINAAVYLSARYIPDRYLPDKAIDLIDEAGSRARIEAFRRKREQETDILSKAPDDYWEEIRTVQAMHEVVLASRLKHCNGASNVGDSSEDLFKSQLPSASDDDEPIMVGPEEIATVASAWSGIPAQQITADERMLLVGLEEQLKKKVVGQDEAVAAISQAVKRSRVGLKDPDRPIAAMIFCGPTGVGKTELTKALAACYFGSEDAMLRLDMSEYMERHTVSKLIGSPPGYVGYEEGGMLTEAIRRRPFTLLLLDEIEKAHPDIFNILLQLFEDGHLTDSQGRRVSFKNALVVMTSNVGSSAIAKGRRASIGFLLNDDESASYTGMKALVMEELKTYFRPELLNRIDEVVVFRSLEKSQMLEIVDLMLQEVKTRLMSLGIGLEVSESIKDLICEQGYEQTFGARPLRRAVTTIIEDPLSEALLAGEYKPGEIAFIDLDASGNTVISSPSDKVITVSDTASTY, encoded by the exons ATGATGGAGGTTTTATCTTCTTCGTCTTCTTCGTCTTTGCCGATTAATTTCCGGTCACGTTGCTTATTTTCTCATCCTTCATCACCTTCACGTTTCCCTTCCCATTTCCATCCAAATGACAACAATTCAGTTTCTTCTTCAACTTCTTCTTGTTTTGGCCTATCAATCTCTCGTTCCAATAGCTTTGTTCACGTTAAACGCTTCAATTCTCGTAGAAGAAGCAACAGGCCCTTACGAATTTCTGCAGTTTTCGAGCGTTTCACAGAGCGAGCTATCAAAGCTGTTATCCTTTCTCAAAGGGAAGCCAAGTCTCTAGGCAATGATATGGTTTTCACCCAGCATCTTTTGCTGGGTTTGATCGGTGAAGACCGCGACCCCGATGGTTTTTTAGGGTCAGGCTTAAACATTGTTGAGGCTCGTGAGGCTGTTCGTAGCATTTGGCGAACTAGTAATCATGATTCGGGTAAACAAGAAGGGTCCATTGTTTCTTCAACGGAGGTGCCGTTTTCTGCAAGCACAAAACGGGTTTTTGAGGCTGCCGTGGAGTATTCGAGGAGTATgggttataattttatttcaccAGAACATATTGCTATTGGATTGTTCACGGTTGATGATGGAAATGCTGATCAGGTCCTTAAAAG ACTGAGAGCAAATGTAAATCACTTGGCAACTGCAGCAGTCGCCAGACTGCAAGGGGAGCTTGCAAAAGATGGTAGGGAACCTCCAGTGTCGTCAAAAAAGATGCCTGAAAAATCTCTCTCTCGTAATGCTGCTGGCACAAGGTCCCCCGATAAGACAAAAG GGGAAAGTCCTCTGGATCAATTCTGTGTGGATCTTACAGCTCGTGCAAGTGAGGGACTCATTGATCCTGTTATTGGCAGGGAGAATGAAGTTCAaagaattattcagatactttgTCGCAAGTCCAAGAATAACCCTATTCTTCTTGGTGAAAGTGGAGTTGGTAAAACAGCCATTGCTGAAGGACTTGCAATCAGGATTGCACAGGCACAAATCCCAGCATTTTTGTTG aataaaagaataatgtcCTTGGACATAGGACTTCTGATGGCTGGTGCAAAGGAGAGGGGAGAGCTGGAGGCACGTGTTACTGCTTTACTAAGCGAGGCAATAAAATCAG GATCTGGTACAGTCGGCCGAGGAAATAAGGGAGCTGCTCTTGATATTGCCAATCTATTGAAGCCTGCACTTGGGAGGGGTGAATTACAG TGTATGGCATCAACCACTATTGGGGAATATAGGACCCAATTTGAAAAGGATAAAGCATTAGCGCGAAGATTCCAGCCAGTATGGATTAATGAACCAAGCCAG GAGGATGCAGTAGGGATACTGCTTGGTCTGCGTGAAAAATACGAGTCCCATCACCGCTGCAAGTACACTCTGGAAGCAATAAATGCTGCTGTGTACCTGTCAGCAAGATACATTCCTGACAGGTATCTTCCTGATAAAGCAATTGATCTCATTGATGAGGCTGGAAGTAGAGCTCGTATTGAAGCATTTAGGAGGAAAAGAGAGCAAGAAACTGACATTCTCTCTAAGGCACCTGATGATTATTGGGAAGAAATAAGAACTGTGCAGGCCATGCATGAAGTG GTCTTGGCCAGTAGGTTGAAACATTGTAATGGTGCTTCCAATGTGGGTGATTCTAGTGAAGACCTTTTCAAATCCCAGTTGCCTTCTGCTTCAGATGATGATGA ACCTATAATGGTGGGACCTGAAGAAATTGCAACAGTTGCTTCAGCTTGGTCAGGGATCCCTGCTCAGCAAATCACTGCCGATGAAAGAATGCTTCTAGTTGGCCTTGAAGAGCAACTTAAGAAAAAGGTCGTTGGTCAGGACGAGGCTGTTGCTGCCATTTCTCAAGCTGTGAAGAGATCTCGTGTTGGCCTGAAGGATCCAGATAGACCAATAGCCGCAATGATCTTTTGTGGTCCAACTGGGGTTGGAAAAACTGAGTTAACAAAAGCTTTAGCAGCATGCTATTTTGGGTCG GAGGATGCTATGCTAAGATTGGACATGAGTGAATATATGGAGCGGCATACAGTGAGTAAATTAATAGGATCACCCCCCGGTTATGTCGGGTATGAAGAGGGGGGTATGCTCACAGAAGCTATTAGAAGACGACCATTCACGTTGTTATTGCTTGATGAAATAGAGAAGGCCCATCCAGATATATTCAACATCCTTCTACAATTGTTTGAAGATGGCCACCTCACAGATTCACAG GGTCGAAGAGTATCTTTCAAGAATGCATTGGTGGTGATGACTTCAAATGTGGGTTCTTCTGCTATTGCAAAAGGTAGACGTGCTTCCATCGGCTTCTTGCTCAATGACGATGAATCTGCTTCATATACTGGAATGAAAGCTTTGGTAATGGAAGAACTGAAGACATATTTCCGTCCAGAGTTACTCAACAGGATTGATGAAGTAGTTGTATTTCGGTCTCTAGAAAAATCTCAG ATGCTTGAGATTGTAGACCTGATGTTGCAAGAGGTGAAAACAAGGCTCATGTCACTTGGAATTGGTTTAGAGGTGTCTGAGTCAATCAAGGACCTCATTTGTGAACAAGGTTATGAACAGACCTTTGGTGCTCGGCCCCTTCGGAGGGCAGTTACCACAATAATTGAAGATCCCTTGAGTGAAGCTCTCCTGGCTGGAGAATACAAGCCTGGCGAAATAGCTTTTATTGATCTAGATGCTTCAGGAAACACCGTCATTTCAAGTCCATCAGATAAGGTCATCACTGTGTCTGATACAGCATCTACCTACTAG